From a single Anomaloglossus baeobatrachus isolate aAnoBae1 chromosome 4, aAnoBae1.hap1, whole genome shotgun sequence genomic region:
- the LOC142301389 gene encoding uncharacterized protein LOC142301389, whose protein sequence is MDSYTNWNKEPKDCEGKMTSSLLEKEHLPKLKTSFYVMGSTFLLLCFIFVIVYMLHQGTIANDVNERTREIQHSRRPRGSDTRNLLTEDITDNSVEITGNICMGYGTKCCIELHFIHDTDIILHAIAGPKTRFTQLQGEYVHNNKTGTWECSPTDVLYWNIEIRGDEPAVWSGDITNDMIAKGKFGRSKTEILLKTQVFGKILDPSLLSITEGDKDWVKTWNFQITREPVQVQVSVVFTATNTIVPEIRVSPQTVHNKVNTLPIMLKCNTRLKLPSESLLTWTKNSSFLGSFLNSPTNVIHRGQIGNIRWMDDTFIFSIENPSSRDSGVYQCCVETKTHYRHCKDVSVNIWSAADSACTDTRFMPSSPFQINQFQSKSLLRDGEFMTMVWTFNMSHWKISTRFPQCQSHLINMEMGIEQWFGKRTAQTRSKRGVLEGILGGIGTVGSLTNAMNIQTLKSDLDNIGFIGGKGVKVQKSLNQLLEKMVMNTAAVLGSTVSHLQDATLALVESTHETQVAKACLEIQVEYSSNLKLIAQALQSGITPLGILRNLPVEYDFALNHTDLWVNKWLGCERNICVGTSLIPVIGREGTIVPVTVLGIPVSNTQQVFYQLQYTDFAFDGVNTEQVDISSCLHFVSKVMCLPGQDKVIYHSCFHNHSSCHARIETVQTLHDLVTPVSPTKICFQVMSETEKVSVYYSTCVHKENLPMGLYCIEGDVRSLSKKEGSFNITSIGKRNLTAFPIQFNLSQINDFPWDMWTSEIKKDKGLLDLLTKQLKEAEIIFRHEQGELSDIEHEWNGMSGRTWWKSFSKSVHSWSKSSFQSAVGNVLFNPIIIIFLLVLMCIIYQVFVMCRIQKIYRNIKIGMKKEDNILRGMLNRKMTF, encoded by the coding sequence atggattcctatacgaactggaataaagaacctaaagactgtgaaggaaagatgacatcaagccttctggagaaagaacatcttcccaagctcaagacaagcttctacgtgatgggatctacgttcctgctgctttgctttattttcgtcattgtttacatgttacatcaaggaacaatcgccaatgatgtgaatgaacggactagagagattcaacattctcgaagaccaagaggatcagatacacggaacttactgacagaggacatcacggacaattctgtggagataacaggaaatatctgcatgggatatggaacaaaatgttgcattgaattacatttcatacacgacacagacataatattacatgctattgcaggacctaaaactagattcacacaattacaaggagaatatgtacacaataataaaactggtacatgggaatgttctcctacagatgtactatactggaacatagagatcagaggtgatgaacctgctgtatggtccggtgatattacaaatgacatgattgcaaagggaaagtttggaagatccaaaacagaaattttgttaaaaactcaggtttttgggaaaattctggatccttctttactctccatcacagaaggagataaagattgggtcaaaacatggaatttccagataacacgggaacctgtgcaagttcaggtatctgtagtgtttaccgctactaacactatagttccggaaataagggtttcaccacagacagtacataataaagtaaatacattacccataatgttaaaatgtaacacaaggttgaaattgccttctgagtctttgttgacatggaccaaaaattcatcatttttgggaagttttttaaacagtccaactaatgtcattcacagaggtcagattggtaatatcaggtggatggatgatacgttcattttttccatagaaaatccatcttccagggactctggagtttaccagtgttgcgttgaaacaaagacacattacagacattgtaaagacgttagtgtgaatatttggtcagcagcagatagtgcatgcacagacacgaggttcatgccgtcttctcctttccaaattaatcaatttcagtccaagtccttattaagggatggagaatttatgacaatggtgtggactttcaatatgtctcattggaagatctctaccaggtttcctcagtgtcaatcacatctcataaacatggagatggggatagaacagtggtttgggaaaagaacagctcagactaggagtaagagaggagtgttagaaggaattctgggaggaattgggacagtgggaagtctgactaatgccatgaatatacagacacttaagtcagatttggataatattggttttattggaggaaaaggtgtaaaggttcagaagagtctgaatcaacttcttgaaaagatggtaatgaatacagctgctgtactaggctctaccgtgtcacatctacaggatgctacattagctctcgtggaaagcacacacgaaacacaagtggctaaagcgtgcctggagatacaggtagagtactcttctaatttaaagttgattgcacaagctttacagagtggaattactccactgggaatactgcgaaatttacctgtagagtatgattttgcattgaatcatacggatttgtgggtaaataagtggttaggatgtgaacgaaacatttgtgttggcacatcgctaatcccggtgattggaagagaggggactattgttcctgttacagttttgggtatacctgtgagcaacacacaacaagtgttctatcaactgcagtacacagattttgcatttgatggagtgaacactgaacaagtagacatttcttcatgtttgcattttgtttctaaggtgatgtgtttacctggacaggataaggtgatttatcattcatgttttcataatcattcttcttgtcatgcgagaatagagactgtacagacattacatgatctggtgactccagtaagtccaactaagatatgttttcaggtcatgtctgagacagagaaggtttctgtttactattctacttgtgtacataaggaaaacctacctatgggtttgtattgtatagaaggagatgtgagatctctttcaaagaaggaaggaagttttaatatcacttctataggaaagagaaacttaacggcatttccgatacaattcaatttatcacagataaatgattttccttgggatatgtggacaagtgaaataaagaaggataagggtttgttagatttattaacgaaacagttaaaggaagcagaaattatattcaggcatgaacaaggtgaattaagtgatattgaacacgaatggaatggaatgtcaggtagaacttggtggaagagttttagtaaatctgtacattcctggtctaagtcatcttttcagtcagcggttggtaatgttttatttaatcccatcataatcatatttttattagttttgatgtgtattatatatcaagtttttgtgatgtgtagaattcagaagatatataggaacataaaaataggaatgaaaaaggaagataacattcttagaggaatgttaaatcgcaagatgactttttga